The Lachnospiraceae bacterium oral taxon 500 genome window below encodes:
- a CDS encoding YibE/F family protein, with product MKGQKVNAKEIYHFIFVLITMAAIVVMAAVSPLLKEGLPKPDYYNQDFEEAKILKIKAEEIQEDAVIEGFFTGKQTVEVEVLTGKYQGLVQETVNVIDLSHTVYAAEGMHVIVGVREAEDGPRVWVYNHKRQTYLYLLVAVFFLLLILFGRKKGVHAIIALLFTTAILIFVLIPLIFHGYSTVPVSSICAIIALVVSFLVIGGFEKKTLVAILGTICGILAAGLVSFIFSHLTRVSVVNLEKGSQIVYMALDYQIKVKGIMYASILIASLGAIMDVAMSISSSMQEIYELNPAIAFQELFKRGMNIGKDIMGTMANTLILAFMGGSFSLVMLLWGYNMSLRQIGNLPFIAVEVVQGIAGSIGIVLTVPFTAFMACMLYLKKRRKSL from the coding sequence GTGAAGGGGCAGAAGGTCAATGCAAAGGAGATTTATCATTTTATCTTCGTTTTGATTACGATGGCTGCCATTGTGGTCATGGCGGCAGTTTCGCCGCTTTTAAAAGAGGGTTTGCCCAAGCCGGATTATTATAATCAGGACTTTGAAGAAGCCAAGATTTTGAAAATAAAAGCAGAAGAGATTCAGGAAGATGCGGTAATTGAAGGTTTTTTTACGGGCAAGCAAACAGTAGAGGTGGAGGTGCTGACCGGTAAATATCAAGGCTTAGTTCAGGAAACCGTGAATGTTATCGACCTGAGCCATACGGTCTATGCGGCCGAGGGGATGCATGTAATCGTCGGTGTTCGGGAAGCGGAAGATGGCCCCAGAGTTTGGGTTTATAATCATAAAAGGCAGACTTACCTGTATTTACTGGTTGCAGTGTTTTTTCTGCTTTTGATTTTGTTTGGCCGCAAAAAAGGTGTCCATGCAATTATTGCCCTGCTTTTTACCACGGCGATTTTGATATTTGTCTTGATTCCTTTGATTTTTCATGGTTATTCCACGGTGCCGGTTTCCAGTATTTGTGCAATTATCGCATTGGTCGTTTCATTTTTGGTGATAGGCGGTTTTGAAAAAAAGACATTGGTTGCTATCTTAGGTACAATTTGCGGTATTTTGGCGGCCGGTTTGGTATCGTTTATTTTTAGTCATTTGACGAGGGTTTCGGTGGTCAATTTGGAAAAAGGCAGCCAGATTGTGTATATGGCTCTGGATTACCAAATTAAAGTCAAAGGGATAATGTATGCTTCGATTTTAATTGCCTCTCTGGGGGCAATTATGGATGTGGCAATGTCAATTTCTTCTTCCATGCAGGAGATTTATGAATTAAACCCGGCTATCGCTTTTCAGGAATTATTTAAAAGAGGAATGAATATCGGCAAAGATATCATGGGAACAATGGCTAATACTTTGATATTGGCTTTTATGGGAGGTTCGTTCAGTCTGGTGATGCTGCTGTGGGGGTATAATATGAGCCTGCGCCAAATCGGCAATTTACCTTTTATAGCAGTCGAAGTCGTCCAGGGAATTGCCGGCAGTATCGGTATTGTCCTGACGGTGCCGTTTACAGCATTTATGGCATGTATGTTATATTTGAAAAAAAGAAGGAAGAGTTTATAA
- a CDS encoding sugar ABC transporter permease — translation MKKTSEKLQLLLLYGALTLYTVLSVYPLLWMTFNSFKNNEEIFSVNPFGLPVQLRFENYIKAWFEYDVVRYFRNSVLVAIATVFFTVCLALMFAYATARMNWKLSGVARTYVSLGMFIPAQIILIPLVILVRDLRANDTLLAVILPYVAFQTPFIITIFYGYLRQLPVELEEAAAIDGASIYTIFLRIILPLVKPAIVSCALFTMLFSWNEFMIALVVIGKKELNTLPIGLVKFQGQFSTDWGAMAASLVISSIPTLLLYLIFSQQIEKAVAAGSSIKG, via the coding sequence ATGAAAAAAACATCGGAAAAACTTCAACTCTTGCTGCTGTACGGGGCTCTGACGCTGTATACCGTTTTATCCGTTTATCCGCTGTTGTGGATGACGTTTAATTCTTTTAAAAATAATGAGGAAATTTTTTCGGTCAATCCCTTTGGCTTGCCGGTGCAGCTTCGGTTTGAAAATTATATCAAGGCCTGGTTTGAATACGATGTGGTTCGGTATTTCAGAAACAGCGTGCTGGTGGCGATTGCGACGGTCTTTTTTACGGTGTGTCTGGCACTGATGTTCGCTTACGCCACCGCCCGGATGAACTGGAAGCTGTCGGGTGTGGCCAGAACCTATGTCAGTTTGGGCATGTTTATTCCGGCGCAGATTATCTTGATTCCACTGGTAATTTTGGTCAGGGATTTGCGGGCCAATGATACGCTGCTGGCAGTTATCCTGCCCTATGTAGCGTTTCAGACTCCATTTATCATTACGATTTTTTACGGCTATTTGCGTCAGCTGCCGGTCGAACTGGAGGAAGCGGCGGCGATTGACGGAGCCAGTATTTATACTATATTTTTAAGGATTATTTTGCCGCTGGTCAAACCGGCAATTGTCAGCTGCGCGCTCTTTACCATGCTCTTTTCCTGGAATGAGTTCATGATTGCGCTGGTAGTCATCGGCAAAAAGGAGCTGAATACTTTGCCGATTGGCCTAGTTAAGTTTCAAGGGCAGTTTTCAACCGACTGGGGAGCGATGGCGGCGTCACTGGTCATTTCCAGTATTCCGACTCTGCTGCTGTATTTGATTTTCAGTCAGCAGATTGAAAAAGCCGTGGCTGCCGGTTCGTCGATCAAAGGTTAG
- a CDS encoding bifunctional metallophosphatase/5'-nucleotidase, with amino-acid sequence MDYQTLAKHNNLKNPHLIYTGQVLEIPEAQEEEKEPAPEMPKGEETITILGTADMHGRIYAYEYAIDEEDKDAGFAKITTLIKAEREKNPNLLLMDVGDTVQDNSAELFNDLPVHPMVEVMNDLKVDVWALGNHEFNFEKSFLERNIAAFKGTVLSANIYKEGTKDRFVDGHKVFNINGIRVAVIGMIPPHIPLWEASSPEHFAGLTFQNITEETEKAIKELEGQYDILVGAYHIGPEGEHGFDGIEKIAEKFPQFAVIFGGHAHSRYQKEVNGVQLIEPGAYGWALAKADIKVKKGEKGVEVLSVVTENIKTETVEEDKAVLEKYEFVHKQSIADANTVIGEITDDFLSKVDYITGKDKVTTMPTSQVEDTALIDLINEVQLYYTKADVSAAAAFKNDMNLKKGEFKKKNVADIYKYTNTLMGLNITGEKLKKYMEWSAGYYNTYKDGDVTVSFNENIRGYNYDMFAGVTYDIDISKEPGSRITNLKLNGQPIKDDQIYKLAVNNYRFGTLVNLKLATKEDVYYDSYDIYQDNGRIRTLIAQYIQEVGKGKIGPKVDNNWKIIGAPGLNDSRKEEIYDLIREGKIKIPRSQDGRTPNVKSINIHELIKEGLISVITELLNAA; translated from the coding sequence ATGGACTATCAAACTTTAGCCAAACATAATAATTTGAAGAATCCGCATTTAATCTATACAGGACAAGTTTTGGAGATTCCCGAGGCACAAGAGGAAGAAAAAGAGCCGGCGCCGGAAATGCCTAAGGGAGAGGAAACGATTACTATTTTGGGAACCGCTGACATGCATGGTCGTATTTATGCTTACGAATATGCTATTGATGAAGAGGATAAAGATGCCGGTTTTGCCAAAATTACTACTTTGATAAAAGCGGAGAGAGAAAAGAATCCGAACTTATTGCTGATGGATGTCGGTGATACCGTTCAGGACAACAGCGCCGAGTTATTTAATGATTTGCCGGTACATCCGATGGTGGAAGTCATGAATGACCTGAAAGTAGATGTTTGGGCGCTGGGAAATCATGAGTTCAACTTTGAAAAATCTTTCCTGGAAAGAAATATTGCAGCTTTTAAAGGAACGGTCTTATCCGCCAATATTTATAAAGAAGGAACAAAGGACCGTTTTGTTGACGGACATAAGGTGTTTAATATCAATGGCATAAGAGTAGCGGTAATTGGTATGATTCCGCCGCATATACCGCTGTGGGAAGCAAGCTCTCCCGAACACTTTGCCGGCCTTACTTTCCAGAATATCACGGAAGAAACCGAAAAGGCCATCAAAGAACTGGAAGGCCAATATGATATTCTGGTTGGAGCTTATCATATCGGACCGGAAGGCGAACATGGTTTTGACGGAATTGAAAAGATTGCCGAAAAGTTCCCTCAATTTGCTGTTATCTTTGGCGGCCATGCTCATTCCAGATACCAAAAGGAAGTAAACGGAGTGCAGTTAATTGAACCGGGTGCTTACGGCTGGGCATTGGCAAAAGCGGATATTAAAGTGAAAAAAGGAGAAAAAGGCGTAGAAGTCTTATCGGTTGTGACTGAAAACATTAAGACAGAAACAGTCGAAGAAGATAAGGCCGTTCTGGAAAAATACGAGTTTGTTCACAAGCAATCCATTGCAGACGCCAATACCGTAATTGGTGAAATTACGGACGATTTCCTGAGCAAAGTTGACTATATTACCGGCAAAGATAAAGTCACGACAATGCCTACTTCTCAAGTAGAAGATACCGCTTTAATTGACTTGATCAATGAAGTACAATTATATTACACCAAAGCGGATGTCAGTGCGGCAGCGGCATTTAAAAATGATATGAACCTGAAAAAAGGTGAATTTAAGAAGAAAAATGTTGCGGATATTTATAAATATACCAATACTTTAATGGGGCTCAATATTACCGGTGAAAAACTGAAGAAATATATGGAATGGTCAGCCGGATACTATAACACTTATAAAGATGGCGATGTGACCGTCAGCTTCAATGAGAATATCAGGGGCTATAACTATGATATGTTTGCCGGAGTGACTTATGACATTGATATTTCGAAAGAACCGGGCAGCAGAATTACTAACTTGAAGTTAAATGGCCAACCGATTAAAGATGATCAAATCTATAAACTGGCGGTCAACAACTATCGGTTCGGTACTTTGGTGAACTTGAAACTGGCAACCAAAGAAGATGTTTACTATGATTCCTATGATATTTATCAGGACAATGGCCGCATTCGGACATTGATCGCGCAGTATATTCAGGAAGTTGGCAAAGGAAAGATCGGGCCGAAGGTAGATAATAACTGGAAAATTATCGGTGCGCCGGGATTGAATGACAGCCGGAAGGAAGAAATTTATGATTTGATTCGGGAAGGCAAGATTAAGATTCCGCGTTCGCAGGACGGCAGAACCCCGAATGTTAAATCCATTAATATCCATGAACTGATCAAAGAAGGACTGATCTCGGTAATCACGGAATTACTGAACGCAGCGTGA
- a CDS encoding carbohydrate-binding protein has protein sequence MEVDTSKASVIGWDGDQDGVIAYMEGGYFIRDGKNVTIDFAISQGVEHLDWYNSEGYLPCLVTEFEKRGCRVTISNFGDKVRLKEQDFVVVYSRVRIENKSKQDVVLVPEPVGPVIRLNAPEERIKAGAAVCYDYAVAADRFGGGQDWPADEEIAALGGWEQHYQHMKNYWDGRLEEIAMFRELPDSRLIEAYKAGFIYTHIIKDGYRLNVGENGYDEVFDHDAIGILISLLMMGDFRDARVFLENMESQIQYDDAKWKYAWPFALYLLKTGDREFVEQKYEIIKKFAYQIEVDLTGPKGIVKQTWDIDNIGHWTVDNWSVLLGLTAFRYISAALGRKEEAAWALAAYQKLLTACDQTIKETVSRCGLNYLPCSMLEPNSENVCRNPRNTNWASMFLFGRWAWDGYLFGAEQDSTMIALIDATYDYGFARGREAGLFPHSFGGGTYSNAIGSYNAGLAAAGLRAQRYRSEAIYCYQAMISFGMTGPYSWWESAGEAEVGKWYGWHPVSGDGSCPHMWGQACASKALLESVLAEKADGDVIVGRGIPEEWLYDGKVIELDHYPIADNRRIGVRLEGQAQKYIQISFSGDSPKGKWRIDLPVLRANVAAVSGGYLDADSGIVLADGQVRSVRIELKNMNVRKNLAYRKGVRAAIVPSVDGTFSNCTNGSLNGYTQADRDILWAPCLDLGRPTWINRIHVTTDREKYAKVFTVEVSVDNQNWQPVAWERRNDGLPKVYLFDRTPARFVRLNVAETVGGGEKAGHAVRLIEVYQD, from the coding sequence ATAGAGGTGGATACAAGCAAAGCTTCCGTCATCGGCTGGGACGGCGATCAGGACGGGGTTATTGCCTATATGGAGGGCGGATATTTTATCCGGGACGGAAAAAATGTAACCATTGATTTTGCAATCAGCCAGGGAGTTGAGCATTTAGACTGGTACAACAGTGAAGGCTATCTGCCTTGCCTGGTGACTGAGTTTGAAAAACGGGGCTGTCGGGTTACGATTTCTAACTTTGGGGATAAAGTCAGGCTCAAGGAACAGGATTTTGTAGTTGTTTACAGCCGGGTCAGGATTGAAAACAAAAGCAAACAGGACGTTGTTCTGGTACCGGAGCCGGTCGGGCCGGTGATTCGGCTGAACGCACCGGAGGAAAGAATCAAAGCCGGTGCAGCGGTTTGCTATGATTACGCAGTTGCCGCCGACCGTTTCGGCGGCGGTCAGGATTGGCCGGCAGATGAGGAAATTGCGGCGCTGGGCGGCTGGGAGCAGCATTATCAGCATATGAAAAACTATTGGGACGGCCGGCTGGAAGAAATTGCCATGTTTCGTGAGCTGCCGGACAGTCGATTGATTGAGGCGTATAAAGCCGGTTTTATTTATACCCACATCATTAAGGACGGATATCGTTTAAATGTCGGGGAAAATGGCTATGATGAGGTTTTTGACCATGATGCAATCGGTATTTTAATCAGTCTTTTGATGATGGGTGATTTTCGGGATGCCAGAGTTTTTCTGGAAAATATGGAATCGCAGATTCAGTATGATGACGCCAAGTGGAAATATGCCTGGCCGTTTGCCCTGTATCTCCTGAAAACGGGCGACCGGGAGTTTGTCGAGCAAAAATATGAGATTATTAAAAAGTTTGCTTATCAAATCGAAGTCGATTTGACCGGACCCAAGGGTATTGTTAAGCAAACCTGGGACATTGATAATATCGGGCACTGGACGGTCGATAATTGGTCGGTGCTGCTGGGGCTGACGGCGTTCCGTTATATTTCGGCGGCGCTGGGCCGTAAGGAGGAAGCGGCGTGGGCGCTGGCGGCCTATCAAAAGCTGCTGACTGCCTGCGACCAGACAATTAAGGAAACAGTTTCCCGCTGCGGGCTTAACTATCTGCCCTGTTCGATGCTGGAGCCCAACAGTGAAAATGTGTGCCGCAACCCGCGCAATACCAATTGGGCGTCAATGTTTTTATTCGGCCGCTGGGCCTGGGACGGTTATTTGTTTGGTGCGGAGCAGGACAGCACCATGATTGCCCTGATTGACGCAACTTATGATTATGGTTTTGCCCGGGGACGGGAAGCCGGCCTGTTCCCTCATTCCTTTGGCGGCGGGACTTACAGCAATGCGATTGGTTCTTACAACGCCGGTTTGGCGGCAGCCGGACTGCGGGCGCAAAGATACCGTTCTGAAGCGATTTACTGCTATCAGGCGATGATTTCTTTTGGCATGACCGGGCCGTACAGCTGGTGGGAAAGCGCTGGGGAGGCGGAAGTCGGTAAATGGTACGGCTGGCATCCGGTCAGCGGAGACGGTTCCTGCCCGCATATGTGGGGGCAGGCTTGTGCGTCAAAAGCCCTGTTGGAGTCAGTTTTAGCGGAAAAAGCCGATGGTGATGTCATTGTCGGCCGGGGCATTCCGGAGGAATGGCTTTATGACGGCAAAGTGATTGAACTGGACCATTATCCGATTGCCGATAACCGCCGGATCGGCGTTCGGCTGGAAGGGCAGGCTCAAAAGTATATTCAAATCTCCTTTTCCGGCGACAGTCCTAAGGGCAAATGGAGGATTGACCTGCCGGTGCTGCGGGCAAATGTGGCTGCTGTCAGCGGCGGGTATCTGGATGCGGACAGCGGCATTGTGCTGGCGGACGGCCAAGTCAGGTCTGTGCGGATTGAACTGAAAAACATGAATGTCCGGAAAAATCTGGCTTACCGCAAAGGCGTGCGGGCGGCGATAGTACCCAGTGTCGACGGCACTTTCAGTAATTGTACCAACGGCAGTTTAAACGGCTATACGCAGGCTGACCGGGATATTCTTTGGGCGCCCTGCCTTGATTTGGGCCGGCCGACTTGGATTAATCGGATTCATGTGACGACCGACCGGGAAAAGTACGCTAAAGTCTTTACGGTTGAAGTGTCGGTGGACAATCAAAATTGGCAGCCGGTGGCTTGGGAAAGAAGAAATGACGGCTTGCCCAAGGTTTATTTATTTGACCGAACGCCGGCGCGTTTTGTCCGGCTGAACGTAGCGGAAACCGTCGGCGGCGGCGAAAAGGCCGGACACGCGGTTCGGCTGATTGAGGTTTATCAGGATTAA